The window TACTCTCCTATGTCTACCCATTCTTAGTTTTCATAAACTTTTTTAAAAGCAGCTGTAAATGCTGGGAAAGCTTTTCGAATAAAGTAATAGCACACATAGCCAAGAAATGCCCCAAGCGTATTCAGCCATAAATCATCGACGTCACTGCTTCTGCTTTGCGGAATCTGCATAATTTCAATAAATAAAGATAGACACAATCCAGCAAATACTGGGAATATAAAAAGCTCCATCTTTTTAAATAGTAAAGGTAGAAGAAACCCAATTGGCATGAATAGAATAATATTACCAAGAAAGTTAATATAGAATGGTTGCCAAAATCCTAGATATACAATGGCATTATATGTTTCTTCTACCACACGAAATAATTCTAAATTAACGCCGGTGGTATAGGCTGGCACTTCACCTGGTTTAGGTATTATTGTTTGAGAAAATAGACCAACAAGTACAGAGAAAAAGACTAAAATTCCGAGCTCATGTAATATCTCTTTTAGCTGAAATCCTCTCTTCTTCCAACGATACAGTCGCCAAATAACAATCAATGGAAATGCAATCCCTATAAAAAATAACATATCATCTAAATAATTTATGA is drawn from Psychrobacillus sp. INOP01 and contains these coding sequences:
- a CDS encoding VanZ family protein — encoded protein: MYVIINYLDDMLFFIGIAFPLIVIWRLYRWKKRGFQLKEILHELGILVFFSVLVGLFSQTIIPKPGEVPAYTTGVNLELFRVVEETYNAIVYLGFWQPFYINFLGNIILFMPIGFLLPLLFKKMELFIFPVFAGLCLSLFIEIMQIPQSRSSDVDDLWLNTLGAFLGYVCYYFIRKAFPAFTAAFKKVYEN